ATCTTGTTGTAGATGATTTAATTGCTACTGGCGGCACGCTCGCAGCTGCCAAGAACCTGATTGAGCAGGGAGGCGGGGAAGTAACTGATTTCTTTGGCGTTATCGGTCTTCCCGCATTAAATTATAAGTCTGTTCTTGCACCTTGTAATGTAACAACACTCATTAACTATGATGGTGAGTAAACTTAATTTTTCAGGAACTGACTTATGATTAAATTACCAAGTAAATATAAAGCAATTCTCGGAACTCGTGAAACCGAGCATGCAATTGTTGCAATAAAAGATTTCTTCCAGCTGGCTTTGAGTACAGAACTCAACCTTACACGTGTTACTGCACCTCTTTTTGTAGATGCTGGAAAAGGAATTAACGATGACCTCAACGGTGTTGAGCGCCCGGTAAGCTTCCCTGTAAAAGATCTCGGGGATGCAAAAATGGAAATCGTTCAGTCACTTGCAAAATGGAAGAGACTGAAGATAACTTCACTCGGACTTGAACCAGGCTTTGGTATCTATACTGATATGAATGCCCTCCGCCCTGATGAAGAACTTGATGCAATTCATTCTATATATGTAGACCAGTGGGACTGGGAAATGGCAATCGATCCAAAAGACCGTACTGTTTTCTATCTTCATGAAATTGTAAAGAAGGTTTACCGCTGTATTCAGAGAACAGAGTTCTTCCTCTACGACCGCTATCCACAGCTTAAACCAATTCTTCCAAAAGATATTAAGATTTTTTATGCAGACGATTTGCAGAGACAGTATCCAAAGCTGACTCCAAAAGAGCGCGAGGATAAGGTTGCAAAAGAGTACGGTGCTGTATTTATTACAGGTATAGGCGGTAAACTTGATGATGGAACTATTCACGATGGACGTGCTCCAGACTATGATGACTGGATTACTGAATGTGGAGACGGACACCGCGGACTTAATGGAGATATCCTTGTATGGAACCCTGTTCTTGAAAGAGCATTCGAGCTTTCTTCAATGGGTATTCGTGTAAGTCCAGAAAGTCTTAAGGCTCAGCTTGAAGAACGCGGCTGTCCTGAACGTGCTAAGTTTGAATTCCATTCACGTCTTCTCAACGGAGAACTTACACAGACTCTCGGTGGCGGTATCGGCCAGTCTCGTCTTTGTATGTTCCTGCTCCGCAAGGCTCACATTGGTGAAACTCAGGTAAGCGTTTGGACAGACGAAATCAAAGCTGACTGTAAAAAACACGGAATAGAACTGCTCTAGTTGAAGAAATGAAAGAATATAAATTTAAGGCAGAGGAACTGGAAGCTCAGATTTCGCACCTTACAGAAAAGGGCATTACTGAGCTTTCCGTAACCGATGAAAAGGTTTCCCGTGATAAAAATAAACTCCTCCGCCTTATGAAGCTTGTGGCACAGCATGCGCCACAGGTTTTTGTTTCTTTTTTAGCTGAGGCTTCTGTAATTGACCGCGAGGTTATTGCAGCGGCCTCTAATATTTTCTGTTCTTTTGATATACCTCTTGTCTGTACGGAAAAAGGCGGACATCTTCTTTTTGATAAAAAATTCTACGCAAATAAAGCTAGACTTCTCAATGAAGCTGGCCTTGTATTTGGTTTCCATCTTACTTATGCGACAGTTCCTGGTGATTCGCAGAAACTGTTTATGGAACGTCTTGATTTTGCAGTTCAGCAGTATCCGAACCATATAGATTTTCCGCAGACAGAAAATGAAGAAGTAGAAGCTAAGGTGAGCGGAACTTTTTCGGCTGCCGATATCCGTTACTGCCGTGACACTGCATTTGCATGCAGAACATTCTATACTGCGGGCCGTGCAGTTCCGTGGTTTCTTTCTATATTAAAGCCACTTCGTATATACCCGTCACGCTTCTTTTCAGATTTTGCAGAATGGCAGCGTGTGAACAATTGCAGTTATAAGAGTGGTTTTGTTCCTGAAGCAGAAAATCATAAATCCATAGAAAAAATGCAGCTGCTTTTTCTTGATGAAAAATATGAAGAAAAGCACTGCCATAATCTTATAACCTTAATGCATGATATTGTTGTGATTAACGGTGCAATGTCCCGTCTTGCCGGAGAAGGAGAGGAATCAGAGATAGAAACTTCCTATCATCCTGATGATCTTCTTGGGCCAGAGGCTTGTGACCTTACCGCCTTTGCAGAAGATGTCTGTATGGAACAATGCAGGGTAAAAATATTTTCTAATGGCGAATATCCGGATTATGAGATAAAATAGAACCTAAGGAGAGGGTTTTGTATAACGTAGCAGTTCTGGTTCATAATTTTGCGGTTGAATATGCAGATCAAATCCTGCATGGAATATACCGTTATTTCTCTGATAAAAAAGATGTCCGCGTTTTCTTTGCGCAGACTAGAACTCCTCATATTATTGATGGCCTTTACGATTACCAGTGCTGGGCATCTGTTGAATATCTTACATCAAAAGTTATTGATGAAGTAATAATTGTTTCTAATACATATTGTCTTTACAGAAGTCGTGATGAACTGAAAGAGCTCTTTAGACCGTTCTTTTCAAAAAAAGTTATTTCAATTGGAATGGATTTTGATGAGCCTGGTGTTTATTATACAACTGCTTATTGTGATTCTGTTTACGACGAAATTGTCGGACATTTGAAAAATGAACATGGCTGTACAAAAATAGCTTTCTTTTCTGCAAATAAAATACAGTCGCAGGAAGCCGAAGAAAGATTTAAGGCTTTTAAAAATGCCCTGAAAAAACATAATCTGGAATTCCATGAAGAGTGGGTGCTCAACGGAGCCTTTACAAGATCCTCTGCCAGAGCAGAACTTGAATCAAAATATCACAAAAAAGAAGATATCGAATATGAAGCAATAATCTGTGCAAATGATCTTATGGGAATGGCCGTTCTGGATTATTTTTCAGAACTGGGAATAAAGATTCCTTCTGAAATGAAGGTATTTGGTTTTGATAATACTTCCCATTCAATTCTCTGTGTACCGACACTGGCTACAGTTGATCAGTCAATTGAAGAACAGGGGTATGCTGCTGCAGAATTCGGAATGCGGTTGCTAAAAGAAGAAGGTACTGATTTTCCAAAATTTGTTAACACAGAACTAAAGGCTGTTTACCGCCGTTCCTGTGGTTGTGAAGATTTTCTGGAGCAGAAGAAAAGAGATGTCTTTAATGCGGCTGTTAGTCATTATGAGGAAGTTCGCCGGGTTGGAAATCTTTTTGATGTAATAAAAGGTACTTCAAGTTTGAGCGATTTTGCAGAATCCTTTAAATCTATTGTAGATACTTCAGGATTTTCTAAACTGGTTGTATTTGTATTGCGTGAACCGGTAACTGTAATGCGCGAAGGTACTTTTAATATGCCGGATGAAGCAAGACTCCTTTTGCGGGTAGATACTAAAAATGGAGATGCTGATTATTTTGAAGAAAACGAATATATCAATATAAAAGAATCTCTTTTTAATCGTGAGAGAATGCAGTCAAATCCAGGATGCTATATTTTCCAGCCGGTAATTATGGGAACAGTTCAGTATGGTTATCTTTTCTGTAAGGCAGAGAGAACTGATTTTGGAATGAACAGTATTCTCCTTAAGGTAATTACCAGTGTTATTGTTCAGGCTTACGATTATACAATGACAGTGAATCAAAAGCGTCTTCTGGAAACAATGAATAAGGAACTTAAGGAACGTAATTATGACCTTAGCATCAGTTCAAAAACAGATGAGTTAACACATCTGTTAAATCGCCGTGGTTTTATGGAATATGGTCAGAAACTGATTTTCTTTTCTGATGAGGTTGATACGAATGGTATTGTGTTCTTTGCAGATTTAGACTGCTTGAAAACTATAAACGACAAATATGGTCATGAAAATGGAGATAAAGCAATTATTGCTGCTGCGGAAGTATTAAGAAAAACCTTCAGAAAGATTGATATAATAGGCCGCTTAGGTGGTGATGAATTTGGTGTTATTGCTTCTGGAATGGACATTGCCTTTCTTGATAAACTCCGTGAAAAAATCGATAATATCTGCGTAGAAATCAGTGAAAGAAATAATTTAATCTTTAAGCTTTCTATGAGTATCGGAGCAGCACGTTTTAGTCCAGAATATAAAGATTTAAATGAGCTTCTGATGATGGCAGACCAGGATCTGTACGAACAGAAGAAAATACACCATGCAAGAATCAAAAATTAAATTAGAATCAAATGGGGGAGAACGGCTTGATTCTTTTCTTCGTCGTGAGTTACCGCTCGCAGCGAAGATTGAAGGAGATTTTTCCAATTCAAAAATCCGCCGGCTTATAATGGCGGGCACAATTCAGGTTAATGGCAGGGTAGTGAACCGTCCGGCCTTTGAATTAAGAGGTAAATCCAGTATTGAAGTTCGCTTTGATCCTGAACGTTTTTTTTACGAAAAACAGCCTGATGATGTTGCTTTTGAAATGTCGGATTCTTCTATATTATACGAAGATGAAAATCTGATTTTTGTTGATAAACCTTATAATTATCCTGTTGAACAGACAATTACCGGAAACCGTGCAAATCTTCATGATGCAGTTGTAGATTATTTATGGAAGAGAAATCCTTCTCTGCGTAACCCGCCGTATGTGGGAATCATGCACCGTCTGGACCGCACAACCAGCGGAGTTATTCTGTTTACTAAAACAAGAGCTGTAAACGGTGCAGTTTCAGAACTTTTCCAAAGTCATGACCTGACAAAGCAGTACCTCGCCATAGTAGAAGATAAAAAAAATGTAGAAAAATCTTTCACTGTAGAAATGTATATGGGCCGAATCACCGGAAAATCCCGGCAGGGCAAATGGGGTGAAGTGCCGGACTGCCGAGGAGGCCAGTACTCTAAAACTGATTTCCGCGTCCTCAAAAAAATCACTGTAGAAGGCCGCCCGTGCCTTCTTATAGAATGCAGTCTCCACACTGGCCGTACTCACCAGATTCGCGTTCATCTCGCAAGCCGCGGCCTTCCCATCCTCGGCGATACATTATATGGTGGTACACCTGCAAAAAGACTGTATTTACACTCTGAAAAGCTTACGTTTTCATTGAATAATAAGCAATATTATGTAGAATCCTCTATAAAAATATAAAAAAAATCTTAAAAATTTATTGACGTTTTAAACATAAAATTAGTAATTTATAATATAGAAATCATTTTTCACGGTGGAAAACTAATGGCTGAAGAGAAAACAGAACAAGCTGAAAATCAGACTGAAGAAAAAGCAACTTCTCAGGAAGCTGCTGCTGATTCACAGACTGCGGATGCTGCTCCAGAGTCGGATAAAGCAGAAGAAAAGAAAGAACAGACTCCAGAAGAGCGCATTGCTGCCCTTGAAAAAGAAAATGCTGATCTTAAGGATCAGCTCTTGCGCCGCGCTGCAGACTTTGATAACTACCGCAAGCGCATGATGAAAGAAAAGCAGGACACTTACGACTACGCAAACGCCGGACTTTTGGGCGACCTGCTTGACAGTCTTGATAATTTTGACCGTACAATTGATGCTGCAAAGGACGCAAAAGATGCAAAATCAATCGCAGACGGAATCAAAATGATTAACAAGGCTCTTGTTAAAATGCTTGAAGACAAATATGGTCTTGTTGGTTACGGCAAGGAAGGAGATGAATTCAATCCTGACGAGCACGAAGCAATTGGCCGTATGGAAGATGAAAAGGCCAAGAAGGAAACATTGGCTCAGGTTTATCTCAAGGGCTACAAGCTCAAGGATAAAGTTATTCGTCACGCTAAGGTAATGGTTAAGGTACCAAAGGCGTAAAATAAAGCTCGTCATTGCGAGCCGAAGGTGAAGCAATCCATTTATAGATTGCCACGTCGCTACGCTCCTCGCAATGGCAAAAGAATTGTAAATTACAAAGCGAGGTAAATAAAAATGGGAAAAATCATAGGTATTGACTTAGGAACAACAAACTCTTGTGTTGCCGTAATGGAAAACGGTGAACCAGTAGTAATTCAGAACTCAGAAGGTGGACGTACAACTCCTTCTATCGTAGGTTTCACAGCTAAGGGAGACCGCATTGTTGGTGCACCTGCTAAAAACCAGATGGTAACAAATCCTAAAAACACAGTTTACTCTGTAAAGCGTCTTATCGGACATCGCTTCAGTGAACTTCAGGGTGAAGCAACAAAGCTTCCATATACAATTATTGATAACGGTTCAGACTGCCGTGTAGAAGTAGAAGAGGGTGGAGCTAAAAAGCGCTACTCACCTCAGGAAATTTCAGCTTTCATTCTTCAGAAGATGAAGAAAACTGCTGAGGACTACCTCGGAACAGAAGTAACAGACGCTGTAATTACTGTACCTGCTTATTTCAACGACTCTCAGCGCCAGGCTACTAAGGATGCTGGTAAGATCGCCGGTCTTAACGTTCAGCGTATTATCAACGAACCTACAGCAGCTTCTCTTGCTTTCGGTTTCAAACAGGATCAGGACAAGGAAAAGACAATCGCTGTATACGACCTTGGTGGTGGTACATTCGATATTTCTATCCTCGAACTCGCAGACGGCGTATTCGAAGTAAAATCTACAAACGGTGATACACACCTTGGTGGAGATGACTGGGACCGCGTTATCGTAAACTGGCTCATCGACGGCTTCAAGGCTGATACTGGTATTGACCTTTCTAAAGACCCAATGGCTATGCAGCGTCTTCGTGAAGCAGCTGAAAATGCTAAGATTCAGCTTTCTTCACAGACTTCTACAGATATCAACCTTCCATTTATTACAGCTGATGCAACAGGTCCAAAACACCTTCAGAAGTCTTTGACTCGTGCTCAGTTTGAACAGATGACAGATGACCTTTACGAAAGAACAAAGGAACCTTGCCGCAAGGCTCTCCAGGATGCTGGTATTACAGCAGACAAGATTGACGAGGTTCTCCTTGTTGGTGGTTCTTCTCGTATGCCAAAGGTACAGGAAGTTGTTAAGGCAATCTTCGGAAAAGAGGGTAGCCGTGCTGTAAACCCAGATGAAGCAGTTGCAGTAGGGGCCGCTATTCAGGGTGGTGTACTCCAGGGTGATGTAAAGGACGTTCTTCTTCTTGATGTAACTCCACTTTCACTTGGTATTGAAACAATGGGTGGCGTATTCACAAAGCTCATCCCAAGAAATACAACAATTCCTACAAAGAAGAGCCAGATCTTCTCTACAGCTGCTGATGGACAGACTGCCGTATCAATTCACGTACTCCAGGGTGAACGTGAAATGGCTGATCAGAACCGTACACTCGGCCGCTTCGACCTCGTAGGTATTCCAGCCGCTCCTCGTGGTGTTCCACAGATTGAAGTTACATTCGATATCGATGCTAACGGTATTGTTCACGTATCTGCTAAGGATCTTGGAACCGGTAAAGAGCAGCACATTCAGATTACTTCTTCTTCTGGACTTTCTGATGAAGAAATCGAGAAGATGGTTAAAGATGCAGAAGCAAATGCAGCTGCAGATAAGGCTAAACGCGAAGGCGTTGATGCACGTAACGAAGCAGACAGTTTGATCTATGCTACAGAAAAGACACTTAAGGATCTTGGAGACAAGGTTGATGGTGGCGAAAAGCAGAAGATTGAAGATGCAATGGCAGCCCTCAAGCAGGCTATGCAGGGCGACAATGTAGAAGACATCAAGGCTAAGACAGAAGCTTTGAAGCAGGCTTCTTACAAGATCGCTGAAGAACTCTACAAGCAGCAGGCAGCTGCAGGCGGAGCTCAGCCAGGTGCTGACGGTGCCGCTGGTGCAGATGCTGGAGCTGGTGCTTCAGATGCAGGCGCAGAAAACAAATCATCTGGCTTCAACAAAGGCTCAGCAGACGACGTTGAGTACGAAGTAAAGGATGAAAAATAAAGCCTAAAATCGAAAATCCGTTAAAAACCGGGCTGCGACAGCGGGCCGGTTTAGGATTATCGAAAGAATGGCTCAAGCAGCGAGACTATGCGAGCCGCAATTTTTTTATTATTGGATAAATTATCATGGCAAAACGCGATTATTACGAAGTATTAGGTGTTGATAAATCAGCTGATCAGGATGCAATTAAAAAGGCATACCGCAAGCTTGCTGTAAAATATCATCCGGACCGAAATCCAGGAGATAAATCTGCCGAGGAAAAATTCCGCGAAGCAACAGAAGCATACGAAGTTCTTTCTGATGCAGAAAAACGTCCTATTTACGATCAGTACGGTTTTGCCGGTCTTGACGGAATGGGAGCTGGTGGCGGTGGTGGAGCACAGTATTCACATGCTTTCCACGACTTCTCAGACCTCTTTGGTGGAGCCGGTGGTGGCTTCTCTGATATTTTCGACAGTATTTTCGGCGGTGGCTTTGGCGGTGGTTCACGCAGTTCAAGAAGCAGTGGTCCTGCAGCTGGTGCAAGCCTCCGCTATGACCTTCATATTCAGTTTAAGGATGCCGTATACGGTACAACAGCTGATATTCATTTTAAGCACAATGAGCCTTGTGAGGCTTGTAAGGGTAGTGGTGCTGCTGCCGGTGCTTCTAAAAAGACTTGTCCTACCTGTAATGGTATGGGCCAGGTACGCCAGGGCAATGGTTTCTTTACTATTCAGCAGACATGTCCTAAATGTGGCGGTAAAGGTACTATAATTGACAAACCTTGTCCAAGCTGCCGCGGAAAAGGTATTCAGGAAAAATCTAAGCAGATGTCTCTTAAGATTCCTGCCGGAGTTGATAACGGAAAGCGTATCGTAATCCGCGGAATGGGTGATGCCGGAGAAAACGGTGGACCAGCAGGAGACCTCGTAGTTGTATTACACGTAGAACAGCATCCATTCTTTGAAAGAGACGGGGCAGACCTCTACTGTGCTGTACCAATCAGCATTGCTCAGGCTGCTCTTGGCTGTGAAATCACTATTACAGCCCTCGATGGCAAGAAATTAGCAATTAAAATCCCAGATGGCACTGCAAACGGCAAACTTCTCCGCATTAAGGGCGAAGGTGTTCCAATGAGCGGTTCTTCTCGTAAGGGTGATTTGTACGTTAAGATTATGGTTCAGGTTCCAACTCATCTTTCTTCTAAACAGAAGGATCTGTTGAAGCAGTATATGGATCTGGAAAATCCTCCTAAGGAACCAAATCTCCTTAATCTTTCAAAACTCGGTGATTAACCGTATTTATTGAACTTTTTTCCAAATTCCTCCGATAATATGATAGAATAGTATCATTCTATTTAAAATTTACAGTTAGAAAATCAGGGGTAATCATGTATAAAACCAGGAAAAGAGCTGTCCTTATCTCTATAAATGTTTTGACTATAATATGTTTTGTTGCGGCATGTCTTATGCTTTTGCCGCAAAAAACAACAGAAGGTTTTTCTTGGATAACGCTTTTGGTTGCGTTTATTGTTTTCTTTGCTACGGTGTTCTGGGGCAATAGATTCCGTTCATTCCTTCTCGCAAAGGTTAGGAAAGATACTCTTGAAACAGGTGAAACTGTTATTCTTAACGATTTCATTAACCGTCTGCGTTTCTGTTATTCCCTTGATGACTTTTACGTTGTAATTGGTGATGTTCTTGAAAAGCAGGGTGACTGTTCTGTACTTCTTATTGATCGTACTAAAAACTACATTCTTTACAACAGTCCAAACAGAACTTCAACTTCTGATACTGTAAGAAATAAGCTTGATCAGCACTTTACTGAACAGTGGCCGGATGGTTTCTACTTTTTTCGATCGCCACATTGGTGTAACTACAAATTACCGTAAGGCACGCGGATTTTTTATGTGCTGCGACGGATATCATCTTTATGTTTTCTGCCGTTATACAAGACTTTTTGACCTCGATGTATATAAGAGACTTCTGGAAGAGTACAAGCGTTTTGTAAGCCGTTCACGTACAATTACAACACTTTCTGAAATTTCTGCTACAACAAAGGAATGGGAACAGCTGGCTGAAACACAGCAGTCATTCCTTCCACAGAAGATTCCAAACATTCCAAAGCTCAAAATTGCAACTTACTACCGTCCTCTCGTAAACGTATCGGGAGACTACTTCTCAATTCTTCCAATTGATGCTTCAAAGACACTTCTCATGCTTGGAGACGTATCTGGTAAGGGACTTCCTGCTGCCCTCATCATGGGTTTGGTTATGAACACTGTAAAGATTATCGAAGACAAGGAAGATCTTGTTGGTGTGCTTCATGCAATCGATAAAGCGATTAAGGGAATGCACCTTCAGGATAAATATACTGTATTGTTCCTTAGTATTATTGATACTGAAAAGATGCGTATCCGTTATATCAACGCTTCCATGTCTGATCCTATTATTCTTTCACCTTCGCCAGATGGTTACCGAATCAAGCCTCTTACTTCAAATGCTTCGCTCATCGGTATTCTTGATGTTGGTGATGTTAATGTTGCAGAAAAACGTCTTTTCCGTGGAGATACCATTCTGATGGCAACCGACGGTGTATCGGAAGTAATGGATGAAAGTGGTGTAGAGCTCGGTGATACAGATATCTATAAAAAGACCCTTATGGCTGGTGCTGCAAAAGAGCCTCAGCAGATGGTTGATGATATTGTAGACCTTATCATGAAATACAATGGCGATAAAAAACTTCATGATGACGTTACAATGATGATTGCCAAGGTAGGTTACTAATATGATTTATATTATTCTTAATATTGTTTGTGCACTTTTCATAATTTTCTTTACACATCTTATAGATACTAAGACAAAGTCAGATAACCTTGGAGTTTCTTCTTTTTCTGTTGCCATGCTTGTTACTGCAATAGAATCAATTCTGTTTGTTCTCGTACTTATAATGCGCTATACGAACTTTGAAGCTCTTATAGTTCCTGTTATGCGTATTTGTCTGGCATTGGATGGAATTGCCTTTGTAATTGTCAGTTTTGGTATTTTTGAAATTGGAAGACCAAGAAAATATCTGATTACATCATTGATAAAATATGCTCTTGTTTTATTTGCAGTAATTATTTCATTCTTTCAATTTACAACAATTGATGTTTCCTTTGAACATGGAATTGTTATTGCATCAGAGTATCTGATTCCTGCTCCTGCCAGAGAGTTTTTTCCTCTGACCTGGACATCTTTGTTTACAAATTTATATCGTTATGTAATTCCTATCACAGGAATGCTCTTCCTGGTAATTCTTCAGGAAGATAAGAATGCTACTCAGCTTGAAAAATATCAGACCTCAGTAATGGCAGAAGGTATTCTTTTGATGTGGGCAATTAACCTTGCAATTAAGTTTGTATCTACATCAGCTCCAGCCTTCTCATTGCTGTATATGTACTCATACCTGTTCATGTATGTTGTATTCTACATGGCTCTTACAAAGATTTCAGTTCCTTCTGGAAAGGCAATGTTTGTTACATTGTTCAAATCATTGGTATCATATATTCTTCCTGCAGTTGCTGTAGGTGTTCTTTCTATGTTTTTACAGCCTGCAACCGGCGAATATACAAAAGTCTTTATTGCTCAGTTTATTGCTTATTCTACAGTTGCTGTTTTGTTCTCTCTGTGGATTAGTTCTGTACTTTCTTCATCGTCAAGACTTTATACAGCAGATTACGAAGCTTCTCTTGAAAAGGAACTTGCTAAGATTGACTATAAAGAGAGTGAAATGGACCAGATTACAGCAAAGATGTTTGAAATCATGCGAAGAAACGTTGAATCTTCATCGATGACCGTATACATTCTTTCTGGCCAGAACGAACTTGATGTTGCTTATTCTTCAAATAATATGAATATTAAGATTCCGTTAAACAATCCTATGTTTGATGCACTTCTTAATATCAACAAAAGTATTGTTGTAAAGAGTCAGATTGAAAAGCAGCATGATCTTGCCGTTGCTCAAAAGGAACTTGAAGCTTTCTTTGCTCATACAAAATCAGATGCTCTGTTTATTTTGAACGAAGGTCATAACATCTTTGGTATTATCACTCTTGGTAAAAAGGCCAGTGGTGACCACTATAAGGAATATGACTACAACGTATTTGTAAAGCTTTACTCATACTTCTTCGTATTCGGTTACTACATGCGTAACATTTCAAATAAAGATGTATTAGGTGTCGTAAACCGGGAAATTAAGATGTCTTCACAGATTATTACTTCCATCCAGGAAAACATTGATCATGTAAAGACTCCAAAGGTTGATATAGGATACATGATGGTTCCTGCTCACAACATTGGTGGTGAGTTCATTGATATGATCCGTCTCACAGAAAAGCGACACCTCTTTGTAGTAGGTGACCTTTCTGGAAAGGGTATTGCGGCTTCCATGAACATGGTCATCTTAAAGTCCATCATCCGTTCTTATCTTGCCGAAGTTCATGACTTTAAGCAGCTTGTTGTTAAGCTCAATACCTTCGTAAGAGATTCGCTTCCAAAGGGAACTATCTTCGCTGGTTTGTTTGCACTTATTGATTTTGAAACTGATACGATGTATTACATCAACTGTGGTATTCCTGCATTGATGATGTATACTCAGGTTTATAATAACGTAATTGAAATTCAGGGTAGTGGACACGTTCTTGGATTCGTAAAGGATCTTACACCTTATGTTTCTGTAAAAACTACAAAGCTTAATCATGGTGATATCATCATGGCTTGTACTGATGGTTTGATTCAGTCACACTCACTTCGTGGTGAACAGTTTGGTAAAGAGCGTGTTCAGCAGGCTCTTCTTGATAACTCAACTTATCCTGCACAGCGTATGGCTCAGTTTACTTTTGAAGGTCTTCTTAAGTTTATGTCTAAGGAAATGGAAGATGACGTATCTATCCTCGTAATTAAATATGAGGGACTTCCAGAAGAGAAGA
The Treponema bryantii DNA segment above includes these coding regions:
- the asnA gene encoding aspartate--ammonia ligase; translated protein: MIKLPSKYKAILGTRETEHAIVAIKDFFQLALSTELNLTRVTAPLFVDAGKGINDDLNGVERPVSFPVKDLGDAKMEIVQSLAKWKRLKITSLGLEPGFGIYTDMNALRPDEELDAIHSIYVDQWDWEMAIDPKDRTVFYLHEIVKKVYRCIQRTEFFLYDRYPQLKPILPKDIKIFYADDLQRQYPKLTPKEREDKVAKEYGAVFITGIGGKLDDGTIHDGRAPDYDDWITECGDGHRGLNGDILVWNPVLERAFELSSMGIRVSPESLKAQLEERGCPERAKFEFHSRLLNGELTQTLGGGIGQSRLCMFLLRKAHIGETQVSVWTDEIKADCKKHGIELL
- a CDS encoding GGDEF domain-containing protein, with the translated sequence MYNVAVLVHNFAVEYADQILHGIYRYFSDKKDVRVFFAQTRTPHIIDGLYDYQCWASVEYLTSKVIDEVIIVSNTYCLYRSRDELKELFRPFFSKKVISIGMDFDEPGVYYTTAYCDSVYDEIVGHLKNEHGCTKIAFFSANKIQSQEAEERFKAFKNALKKHNLEFHEEWVLNGAFTRSSARAELESKYHKKEDIEYEAIICANDLMGMAVLDYFSELGIKIPSEMKVFGFDNTSHSILCVPTLATVDQSIEEQGYAAAEFGMRLLKEEGTDFPKFVNTELKAVYRRSCGCEDFLEQKKRDVFNAAVSHYEEVRRVGNLFDVIKGTSSLSDFAESFKSIVDTSGFSKLVVFVLREPVTVMREGTFNMPDEARLLLRVDTKNGDADYFEENEYINIKESLFNRERMQSNPGCYIFQPVIMGTVQYGYLFCKAERTDFGMNSILLKVITSVIVQAYDYTMTVNQKRLLETMNKELKERNYDLSISSKTDELTHLLNRRGFMEYGQKLIFFSDEVDTNGIVFFADLDCLKTINDKYGHENGDKAIIAAAEVLRKTFRKIDIIGRLGGDEFGVIASGMDIAFLDKLREKIDNICVEISERNNLIFKLSMSIGAARFSPEYKDLNELLMMADQDLYEQKKIHHARIKN
- a CDS encoding RluA family pseudouridine synthase; protein product: MQESKIKLESNGGERLDSFLRRELPLAAKIEGDFSNSKIRRLIMAGTIQVNGRVVNRPAFELRGKSSIEVRFDPERFFYEKQPDDVAFEMSDSSILYEDENLIFVDKPYNYPVEQTITGNRANLHDAVVDYLWKRNPSLRNPPYVGIMHRLDRTTSGVILFTKTRAVNGAVSELFQSHDLTKQYLAIVEDKKNVEKSFTVEMYMGRITGKSRQGKWGEVPDCRGGQYSKTDFRVLKKITVEGRPCLLIECSLHTGRTHQIRVHLASRGLPILGDTLYGGTPAKRLYLHSEKLTFSLNNKQYYVESSIKI
- a CDS encoding nucleotide exchange factor GrpE, producing MAEEKTEQAENQTEEKATSQEAAADSQTADAAPESDKAEEKKEQTPEERIAALEKENADLKDQLLRRAADFDNYRKRMMKEKQDTYDYANAGLLGDLLDSLDNFDRTIDAAKDAKDAKSIADGIKMINKALVKMLEDKYGLVGYGKEGDEFNPDEHEAIGRMEDEKAKKETLAQVYLKGYKLKDKVIRHAKVMVKVPKA
- the dnaK gene encoding molecular chaperone DnaK — translated: MGKIIGIDLGTTNSCVAVMENGEPVVIQNSEGGRTTPSIVGFTAKGDRIVGAPAKNQMVTNPKNTVYSVKRLIGHRFSELQGEATKLPYTIIDNGSDCRVEVEEGGAKKRYSPQEISAFILQKMKKTAEDYLGTEVTDAVITVPAYFNDSQRQATKDAGKIAGLNVQRIINEPTAASLAFGFKQDQDKEKTIAVYDLGGGTFDISILELADGVFEVKSTNGDTHLGGDDWDRVIVNWLIDGFKADTGIDLSKDPMAMQRLREAAENAKIQLSSQTSTDINLPFITADATGPKHLQKSLTRAQFEQMTDDLYERTKEPCRKALQDAGITADKIDEVLLVGGSSRMPKVQEVVKAIFGKEGSRAVNPDEAVAVGAAIQGGVLQGDVKDVLLLDVTPLSLGIETMGGVFTKLIPRNTTIPTKKSQIFSTAADGQTAVSIHVLQGEREMADQNRTLGRFDLVGIPAAPRGVPQIEVTFDIDANGIVHVSAKDLGTGKEQHIQITSSSGLSDEEIEKMVKDAEANAAADKAKREGVDARNEADSLIYATEKTLKDLGDKVDGGEKQKIEDAMAALKQAMQGDNVEDIKAKTEALKQASYKIAEELYKQQAAAGGAQPGADGAAGADAGAGASDAGAENKSSGFNKGSADDVEYEVKDEK
- the dnaJ gene encoding molecular chaperone DnaJ, translated to MAKRDYYEVLGVDKSADQDAIKKAYRKLAVKYHPDRNPGDKSAEEKFREATEAYEVLSDAEKRPIYDQYGFAGLDGMGAGGGGGAQYSHAFHDFSDLFGGAGGGFSDIFDSIFGGGFGGGSRSSRSSGPAAGASLRYDLHIQFKDAVYGTTADIHFKHNEPCEACKGSGAAAGASKKTCPTCNGMGQVRQGNGFFTIQQTCPKCGGKGTIIDKPCPSCRGKGIQEKSKQMSLKIPAGVDNGKRIVIRGMGDAGENGGPAGDLVVVLHVEQHPFFERDGADLYCAVPISIAQAALGCEITITALDGKKLAIKIPDGTANGKLLRIKGEGVPMSGSSRKGDLYVKIMVQVPTHLSSKQKDLLKQYMDLENPPKEPNLLNLSKLGD
- a CDS encoding PP2C family protein-serine/threonine phosphatase yields the protein MVSTFFDRHIGVTTNYRKARGFFMCCDGYHLYVFCRYTRLFDLDVYKRLLEEYKRFVSRSRTITTLSEISATTKEWEQLAETQQSFLPQKIPNIPKLKIATYYRPLVNVSGDYFSILPIDASKTLLMLGDVSGKGLPAALIMGLVMNTVKIIEDKEDLVGVLHAIDKAIKGMHLQDKYTVLFLSIIDTEKMRIRYINASMSDPIILSPSPDGYRIKPLTSNASLIGILDVGDVNVAEKRLFRGDTILMATDGVSEVMDESGVELGDTDIYKKTLMAGAAKEPQQMVDDIVDLIMKYNGDKKLHDDVTMMIAKVGY